From a region of the Synchiropus splendidus isolate RoL2022-P1 chromosome 12, RoL_Sspl_1.0, whole genome shotgun sequence genome:
- the kcns3b gene encoding potassium voltage-gated channel subfamily S member 3b: MGYGQILHQCGVEEDQVHLNVGGVRYKVHPETLLRFPHTRLGRLVRCKSEASILELCDDYSPLDKEFYFDRNPRLFLCVLNFYHTGQIHMMEEFCVFSFGQEIEYWGIQELHLSSCCSNWYHERKDYIKDQDWDIRSDDQQQPSLDSSFEELSALDKDLAKFKGAWCGEVRSYVWLRLEDPGHSRASKVIAVTSLSVVLTSIVAMCVHSMPEFQQVDENDKPIEDPVLTILEEICIACFSAEFIIRLIVAPSRAKFLGNALNIIDVASILPYYATLALQMTDRDAVEENEDIENVGKVVQVLRLMRVLRILKLARHSIGLRALGATVRHSYQEVGLLLLFLSVGISIFSALIYFAEKEEEITDLGTIPSGWWWATISMTTVGYGDACPVTFAGKIVATLCIICGLLVVALPVTIIFNKFSKYYQRNKAMEAECVPKPERQDPDLPYYNIRELFAESLYPFLGNIPFRNSEGSVGDDTDASSLQDIELYDNDARENGAAK; the protein is encoded by the coding sequence ATGGGGTATGGGCAAATCCTCCACCAGTGTGGGGTTGAGGAAGACCAGGTCCACCTCAACGTGGGAGGTGTGCGGTACAAGGTGCACCCGGAGACTCTGCTGCGCTTCCCTCACACGCGCCTGGGACGCCTCGTGCGCTGCAAGAGCGAGGCGTCCATCCTGGAGCTGTGCGACGACTACAGCCCGCTGGACAAGGAGTTCTACTTTGACAGAAACCCTCGACTGTTCCTCTGCGTGCTCAACTTCTACCACACCGGGCAGATCCACATGATGGAGGAGTTTTGCGTCTTCTCCTTCGGCCAGGAGATCGAGTACTGGGGCATCCAGGAGCTTCACCTCAGCTCCTGCTGCAGTAACTGGTACCATGAGAGGAAGGACTACATCAAGGACCAGGACTGGGACATTCGGAGTGACGACCAGCAGCAGCCCAGCCTGGACTCGTCGTTCGAGGAGCTGTCTGCTCTGGACAAAGACCTTGCCAAGTTTAAGGGCGCATGGTGCGGGGAGGTGAGGAGTTACGTGTGGCTCAGGCTGGAGGACCCGGGACATTCTCGGGCCTCTAAGGTCATTGCCGTCACCTCCCTCAGCGTGGTCCTGACCTCCATCGTCGCCATGTGCGTCCACAGCATGCCGGAGTTCCAGCAGGTGGATGAAAACGACAAGCCCATCGAGGACCCAGTGCTGACCATTCTGGAGGAGATCTGCATCGCCTGCTTCTCCGCCGAATTCATCATCCGACTCATCGTCGCTCCATCTCGCGCAAAGTTCCTCGGGAACGCTTTGAACATCATCGACGTGGCGTCCATCCTGCCTTACTATGCAACGCTAGCTCTGCAGATGACAGACAGGGACGCCGTCGAGGAGAACGAAGACATAGAGAATGTAGGCAAGGTGGTGCAGGTTCTGCGCCTCATGAGGGTTCTACGAATCCTTAAACTGGCTCGACACTCGATTGGTTTGCGAGCGCTCGGCGCCACTGTGCGTCACAGCTACCAAGAGGTggggcttcttcttctcttcctctcagtGGGGATCTCCATCTTTTCAGCCCTCATCTACTTTGCtgaaaaggaggaggaaatCACCGATTTAGGGACGATCCCTTCAGGCTGGTGGTGGGCCACCATCAGCATGACGACGGTGGGCTACGGAGATGCCTGCCCTGTGACTTTTGCAGGGAAGATCGTAGCCACCTTGTGTATCATATGTGGACTACTGGTGGTTGCTCTTCctgtcaccatcatcttcaataAGTTTTCAAAGTACTATCAAAGGAACAAAGCCATGGAGGCTGAGTGTGTCCCCAAACCTGAAAGACAAGACCCTGACCTCCCTTATTACAACATCAGAGAGTTGTTTGCTGAAAGTCTGTATCCGTTTCTTGGCAATATCCCCTTCAGGAACAGTGAGGGCAGCGTCGGGGACGACACCGACGCCTCCAGTCTGCAGGACATAGAGCTGTACGATAATGACGCTCGTGAAAACGGAGCTGCCAAATGA